In Vicugna pacos chromosome 1, VicPac4, whole genome shotgun sequence, a single window of DNA contains:
- the NAA50 gene encoding N-alpha-acetyltransferase 50 isoform X1, whose amino-acid sequence MKGSRIELGDVTPHNIKQLKRLNQVIFPVSYNDKFYKDVLEVGELAKLAYFNDIAVGAVCCRVDHSQNQKRLYIMTLGCLAPYRRLGIGTKMLNHVLNICEKDGTFDNIYLHVQISNESAIDFYRKFGFEIIETKKNYYKRIEPADAHVLQKNLKVPSGQNADVQKTDN is encoded by the exons ATGAAAGG TAGCCGGATCGAGCTGGGAGATGTGACACCACACAATATTAAACAGTTGAAGAGATTAAACCAGGTCATCTTTCCAGTCAGCTACAATGACAAGTTCTACAAAGATGTGCTGGAGGTTGGCGAGCTAGCAAAACTTG CCTATTTCAATGACATTGCAGTAGGTGCAGTATGCTGTAGGGTGGATCATTCACAGAACCAGAAGAGACTTTACATCATGACGCTAGGATGTCTGGCACCATACCGAAGGCTAGGAATAG GAACTAAAATGTTAAATCATGTCTTAAACATCTGCGAAAAAGATGGCACTTTTGACAACATCTATCT GCATGTCCAGATCAGCAATGAGTCTGCAATTGACTTCTACAGGAAGTTTGGCTTTGAGATTATTGAGACAAAGAAGAACTACTATAAGAGAATAGAGCCTGCAGATGCTCATGTGCTGCAGAAAAACCTCAAAGTCCCTTCTGGCCAGAACGCAGATGTGCAAAAGACAGACAACTGA
- the NAA50 gene encoding N-alpha-acetyltransferase 50 isoform X2, which yields MKGRIELGDVTPHNIKQLKRLNQVIFPVSYNDKFYKDVLEVGELAKLAYFNDIAVGAVCCRVDHSQNQKRLYIMTLGCLAPYRRLGIGTKMLNHVLNICEKDGTFDNIYLHVQISNESAIDFYRKFGFEIIETKKNYYKRIEPADAHVLQKNLKVPSGQNADVQKTDN from the exons ATGAAAGG CCGGATCGAGCTGGGAGATGTGACACCACACAATATTAAACAGTTGAAGAGATTAAACCAGGTCATCTTTCCAGTCAGCTACAATGACAAGTTCTACAAAGATGTGCTGGAGGTTGGCGAGCTAGCAAAACTTG CCTATTTCAATGACATTGCAGTAGGTGCAGTATGCTGTAGGGTGGATCATTCACAGAACCAGAAGAGACTTTACATCATGACGCTAGGATGTCTGGCACCATACCGAAGGCTAGGAATAG GAACTAAAATGTTAAATCATGTCTTAAACATCTGCGAAAAAGATGGCACTTTTGACAACATCTATCT GCATGTCCAGATCAGCAATGAGTCTGCAATTGACTTCTACAGGAAGTTTGGCTTTGAGATTATTGAGACAAAGAAGAACTACTATAAGAGAATAGAGCCTGCAGATGCTCATGTGCTGCAGAAAAACCTCAAAGTCCCTTCTGGCCAGAACGCAGATGTGCAAAAGACAGACAACTGA